In a genomic window of Drosophila takahashii strain IR98-3 E-12201 chromosome 3L, DtakHiC1v2, whole genome shotgun sequence:
- the siz gene encoding IQ motif and SEC7 domain-containing protein 1 isoform X4 has translation MSSYTAAQYYKTTNMITSNEIYCFPQKSLERSGSTQYELAGAQQPGSANASSTCTDGGSVGGYVYLQNHYAPGAHSSSSAAINYPAQQHPQMVYQIQQYPTCHQQQQQQHLQQQHLHQNSAGGHYMQVTATGGGAQYHHHHMLHGHGHHAHHHGHGGAVVIAGSGVGTGLGSGATSVIMQHQQQQQQQQNMHKKNSIRNNGDVLKRTRAQSAYELSQDLLEKQIELLERKYGGVRARNAAVTIQRAFRHYMMVKKFASITAMAKAEKRLSRRMVVTASSLGLAEEGASSSSAYGSATESQLTEQQQQQLAAAQQQQQQQQQQQPRVTIMAGPAGAASPGLSRTPPTRSLSMRERRQLDCSPIPRSQSGASPASISSSTVSTSALASHPHVNLLHAAEPHYYNAQALPTAAAYYTSYHGSPHDLSYASSADTSLNASWVNTSGHSPHTPYYSAAQIYMRPKGGSTTPTPSCSGSTGSGSGGSAGGGSTKKVPPEVPKRTSSITAQQQTQLLLLQRQTPPPPSLLRTNGLCKTAENGSLTSVQSSGSDSSVTSAERNLNSDLGSDRSNSPHTWKRGTALNSSQQFSTHSADSAGVVSGGVAGGAGVYAAQMQAAVAAATAAGGLPPADDHAISSHTSAAQYEQHEQQQHEQQQLQAAAAAAGVAQNYKMSETIRKRQYRVGLNLFNKKPEKGITYLIRRGFLENTPQGVARFLITRKGLSRQMIGEYLGNLQNQFNMAVLSCFAMELDLSGRQVDVALRKFQAYFRMPGEAQKIERLMEIFSQRYCECNADIVGRLRSSDTIFVLAFAIIMLNTDLHTPNLKPERRMRVEDFIKNLRGIDDCHDIDKDMLMGIYDRVKSDEFKPGSDHVTQVMKVQATIVGKKPNLALPHRRLVCYCRLYEIPDVNKKERPGVHQREVFLFNDLLVITKIFSKKKTSVTYTFRNSFPLCGTVVTLLDMPNYPFCIQLSQKVDGKILITFNARNEHDRCKFAEDLKESISEMDEMESLRIEAELERQKSARNRAPGNAENRDSGVADVEVCPCPYQPGSQAAGEQAPNSADSSQQLKRSALSNSLLDMHEQFGNEKPQRRGSVGSLDSGMSISFQSTTTSSASRENAAAIAAAANAAAAAKMRFNMPPTAAIATPSNVYAAPGMQAYTHANFVQQSQAAYIMQQQQMLQQQAQMQAQAQAQAQAQAQAQPLTGRIPGRERKASRTDENGRSTEV, from the exons CTTTCCCCAGAAGAGCCTGGAGCGGAGCGGTTCCACCCAGTACGAACTGGCTGGGGCGCAACAGCCGGGATCCGCCAATGCCTCCTCCACCTGCACAGATGGCGGCAGTGTGGGCGGCTATGTCTACCTGCAGAACCACTACGCCCCCGGCGCCCACAGCTCCTCCTCGGCCGCCATCAACTATCCTGCGCAACAGCATCCCCAGATGGTCTACCAAATCCAGCAGTATCCCACGtgccatcagcagcagcagcaacagcacctccagcagcagcatttgCACCAGAACTCCGCCGGTGGTCACTACATGCAGGTGACGGCGACGGGCGGCGGTGCCCAGTATCACCATCATCACATGCTCCACGGCCACGGCCATCATGCCCATCATCATGGTCACGGCGGAGCGGTGGTCATCGCCGGCAGCGGAGTGGGCACTGGCCTGGGATCCGGAGCCACCAGTGTGATcatgcagcaccagcagcagcagcagcagcaacagaataTGCACAAGAAGAACTCCATCCGGAACAACGGAGATGTCCTCAAGCGAACGCGAGCTCAGTCAGC CTACGAACTCTCACAAGATCTGCTGGAGAAACAGATCGAGCTGCTGGAGCGCAAGTACGGCGGAGTTCGGGCCCGCAACGCAGCGGTCACTATTCAGCGCGCCTTCCGTCACTACATGATGGTCAAGAAGTTCGCCTCGATCACCGCAATGGCCAAGGCGGAGAAGCGCCTCAGCCGAAGGATGGTGGTGACGGCCAGTAGTTTGGGCCTGGCGGAGGAGGGAGCTTCCTCCTCTTCGGCCTACGGCAGTGCCACGGAATCTCAGCTCaccgagcagcagcagcaacagttggcggcggcccagcagcagcagcaacaacagcagcagcagcagccacgtGTCACCATCATGGCGGGTCCGGCGGGAGCAGCCTCACCTGGCCTCTCGCGGACGCCTCCCACGCGATCGCTTTCCATGCGGGAGCGACGTCAGCTGGACTGCAGTCCCATACCGCGTAGTCAGTCAG GAGCCTCCCCCGCCTCCATTTCCAGCTCGACAGTCAGCACCTCCGCTCTGGCCTCCCATCCGCATGTGAATCTTTTGCACGCGGCCGAGCCGCATTACTACAATGCCCAGGCGCTGCCCACGGCGGCTGCCTACTACACCAGCTACCACGGATCGCCGCACGATCTGAGCTACGCCAGCTCGGCGGACACCTCGCTGAATGCCTCGTGGGTGAACACCAGCGGCCACTCCCCGCACACGCCCTACTATTCGGCGGCCCAGATATATATGCGGCCCAAGGGCGGCAGCACCACGCCCACGCCCAGTTGCAGCGGCAGCAcgggcagcggcagcggaggCAGcgccggcggcggcagcaCCAAGAAGGTGCCGCCCGAGGTGCCCAAACGCACCAGCTCCATAACGGCGCAACAGCAGACGCAGTTGCTCCTGCTGCAACGCCAAACGCCGCCGCCTCCCTCGTTGCTGCGAACCAATGGCCTTTGTAAGACGGCCGAGAACGGCAGCCTGACCTCCGTGCAGAGCTCGGGATCCGATTCGAGTGTCACCTCGGCGGAACGCAACCTCAACAGCGATTTGGGCTCGGATCGCAGCAACTCACCGCACACCTGGAAAAGGGGAACAGCTTTGAATAGCTCGCAGCAGTTCTCCACGCACTCGGCGGATTCAGCGGGTGTGGTTTCGGGAGGAGTCGCCGGAGGAGCCGGTGTTTATGCCGCACAAATGCAGGCTGCCGTGGCAGCAGCCACAGCTGCTGGAGGATTACCGCCCGCCGATGACCATGCCATCTCCTCGCACACCAGTGCCGCTCAGTACGAGCAgcacgagcagcagcagcacgaaCAGCAGCAATTGCaggctgccgccgctgccgctggaGTGGCACAGAACTACAAGATGTCGGAGACGATACGCAAGAGGCAGTATCGCGTTGGCCTTAATCTGTTCAACAAAAAGCCGGAGAAAGGCATCACGTATCTGATCAGGCGAGGATTCCTGGAGAATACACCGCAGGGCGTGGCCCGTTTCCTCATCACGCGGAAGGGTTTGTCGCGCCAGATGATCGGCGAGTATCTGGGCAATCTGCAGAACCAGTTCAACATGGCCGTGCTGAGTTGCTTTGCCATGGAATTAGACTTGTCCGGCCGCCAGGTGGATGTGGCTCTGCGAAAGTTCCAGGCCTACTTCCGCATGCCTGGCGAGGCACAAAAGATTGAGCGCCTGATGGAGATCTTCTCGCAGCGCTACTGTGAATGCAATGCGGACATTGTGGGGCGACTGAGATCATCTGATACG ATCTTCGTTTTGGCCTTTGCCATTATCATGCTGAACACGGATCTGCACACGCCCAATCTCAAGCCAGAGCGTCGCATGCGCGTCGAGGACTTTATCAAGAACTTGCGTGGCATCGACGACTGTCATGACATCGACAAGGACATGCTGATGGGCATTTACGATCGCGTCAAGTCCGACGAATTCAAACCGGGCAGCGACCATGTCACCCAGGTGATGAAGGTCCAGGCCACCATTGTCGGCAAGAAGCCCAATTTGGCGCTGCCCCATCGCCGCCTCGTCTGCTATTGCCGTCTGTACGAGATTCCCGACGTGAACAAGAAGGAACGACCTGGTGTCCATCAACGTGAGGTCTTCCTGTTCAACGATCTGCTGGTCATCACCAAAATCTTTAGCAAAAAGAAGACCTCCGTGACGTACACGTTCCGCAACAGCTTCCCGCTGTGCGGCACCGTTGTCACCCTGCTGGACATGCCCAACTATCCGTTCTGCATTCAGCTCTCCCAGAAGGTCGACGGCAAGATCCTGATCACCTTCAATGCCCGCAACGAACACGATCGCTGCAAGTTTGCCGAGGATCTCAAGGAGTCCATTAGCGAGATGGACGAGATGGAGTCGCTGCGCATTGAGGCCGAGCTGGAGCGTCAGAAGTCGGCGCGCAATCGTGCCCCGGGCAATGCGGAGAATCGTGACAGTGGCGTCGCCGATGTGGAGGTCTGTCCGTGTCCCTATCAGCCGGGATCCCAGGCAGCCGGCGAGCAGGCTCCGAATTCCGCTGACTCCTCGCAACAGCTGAAGCGCAGTGCGCTCAGCAACAGCCTTCTCGACATGCACGAGCAAT TTGGCAATGAGAAACCTCAGCGACGAGGCAGCGTTGGCTCTTTGGACAGCGGCATGAGCATTTCGTTCCAGTCCACCACCACCTCCAGCGCCTCGAGGGAAAATGCAGCTGCCATTGCTGCTGCAGCCaatgcagcggcggcggccaaGATGCGATTTAATATGCCGCCCACGGCGGCCATAGCCACGCCTAGCAATGTGTATGCCGCGCCGGGAATGCAGGCCTATACCCATGCCAACTTTGTGCAGCAATCGCAGGCCGCTTACAttatgcagcagcaacaaatgctCCAGCAGCAGGCACAAATGCAAGCCCAAGCTCAAGCTCAAGCTCAAGCTCAGGCGCAGGCGCAGCCACTTACCGGCCGAATACCGGGACGCGAGCGGAAGGCTTCGCGCACGGATGAGAACGGACGGTCGACGGAGGTCTAA
- the siz gene encoding IQ motif and SEC7 domain-containing protein 1 isoform X5 — protein MIICISGFIIGESFPQKSLERSGSTQYELAGAQQPGSANASSTCTDGGSVGGYVYLQNHYAPGAHSSSSAAINYPAQQHPQMVYQIQQYPTCHQQQQQQHLQQQHLHQNSAGGHYMQVTATGGGAQYHHHHMLHGHGHHAHHHGHGGAVVIAGSGVGTGLGSGATSVIMQHQQQQQQQQNMHKKNSIRNNGDVLKRTRAQSAYELSQDLLEKQIELLERKYGGVRARNAAVTIQRAFRHYMMVKKFASITAMAKAEKRLSRRMVVTASSLGLAEEGASSSSAYGSATESQLTEQQQQQLAAAQQQQQQQQQQQPRVTIMAGPAGAASPGLSRTPPTRSLSMRERRQLDCSPIPRSQSGASPASISSSTVSTSALASHPHVNLLHAAEPHYYNAQALPTAAAYYTSYHGSPHDLSYASSADTSLNASWVNTSGHSPHTPYYSAAQIYMRPKGGSTTPTPSCSGSTGSGSGGSAGGGSTKKVPPEVPKRTSSITAQQQTQLLLLQRQTPPPPSLLRTNGLCKTAENGSLTSVQSSGSDSSVTSAERNLNSDLGSDRSNSPHTWKRGTALNSSQQFSTHSADSAGVVSGGVAGGAGVYAAQMQAAVAAATAAGGLPPADDHAISSHTSAAQYEQHEQQQHEQQQLQAAAAAAGVAQNYKMSETIRKRQYRVGLNLFNKKPEKGITYLIRRGFLENTPQGVARFLITRKGLSRQMIGEYLGNLQNQFNMAVLSCFAMELDLSGRQVDVALRKFQAYFRMPGEAQKIERLMEIFSQRYCECNADIVGRLRSSDTIFVLAFAIIMLNTDLHTPNLKPERRMRVEDFIKNLRGIDDCHDIDKDMLMGIYDRVKSDEFKPGSDHVTQVMKVQATIVGKKPNLALPHRRLVCYCRLYEIPDVNKKERPGVHQREVFLFNDLLVITKIFSKKKTSVTYTFRNSFPLCGTVVTLLDMPNYPFCIQLSQKVDGKILITFNARNEHDRCKFAEDLKESISEMDEMESLRIEAELERQKSARNRAPGNAENRDSGVADVEVCPCPYQPGSQAAGEQAPNSADSSQQLKRSALSNSLLDMHEQFGNEKPQRRGSVGSLDSGMSISFQSTTTSSASRENAAAIAAAANAAAAAKMRFNMPPTAAIATPSNVYAAPGMQAYTHANFVQQSQAAYIMQQQQMLQQQAQMQAQAQAQAQAQAQAQPLTGRIPGRERKASRTDENGRSTEV, from the exons ATGATCATTTGCATATCGGGTTTTATAATTGGCGAAAG CTTTCCCCAGAAGAGCCTGGAGCGGAGCGGTTCCACCCAGTACGAACTGGCTGGGGCGCAACAGCCGGGATCCGCCAATGCCTCCTCCACCTGCACAGATGGCGGCAGTGTGGGCGGCTATGTCTACCTGCAGAACCACTACGCCCCCGGCGCCCACAGCTCCTCCTCGGCCGCCATCAACTATCCTGCGCAACAGCATCCCCAGATGGTCTACCAAATCCAGCAGTATCCCACGtgccatcagcagcagcagcaacagcacctccagcagcagcatttgCACCAGAACTCCGCCGGTGGTCACTACATGCAGGTGACGGCGACGGGCGGCGGTGCCCAGTATCACCATCATCACATGCTCCACGGCCACGGCCATCATGCCCATCATCATGGTCACGGCGGAGCGGTGGTCATCGCCGGCAGCGGAGTGGGCACTGGCCTGGGATCCGGAGCCACCAGTGTGATcatgcagcaccagcagcagcagcagcagcaacagaataTGCACAAGAAGAACTCCATCCGGAACAACGGAGATGTCCTCAAGCGAACGCGAGCTCAGTCAGC CTACGAACTCTCACAAGATCTGCTGGAGAAACAGATCGAGCTGCTGGAGCGCAAGTACGGCGGAGTTCGGGCCCGCAACGCAGCGGTCACTATTCAGCGCGCCTTCCGTCACTACATGATGGTCAAGAAGTTCGCCTCGATCACCGCAATGGCCAAGGCGGAGAAGCGCCTCAGCCGAAGGATGGTGGTGACGGCCAGTAGTTTGGGCCTGGCGGAGGAGGGAGCTTCCTCCTCTTCGGCCTACGGCAGTGCCACGGAATCTCAGCTCaccgagcagcagcagcaacagttggcggcggcccagcagcagcagcaacaacagcagcagcagcagccacgtGTCACCATCATGGCGGGTCCGGCGGGAGCAGCCTCACCTGGCCTCTCGCGGACGCCTCCCACGCGATCGCTTTCCATGCGGGAGCGACGTCAGCTGGACTGCAGTCCCATACCGCGTAGTCAGTCAG GAGCCTCCCCCGCCTCCATTTCCAGCTCGACAGTCAGCACCTCCGCTCTGGCCTCCCATCCGCATGTGAATCTTTTGCACGCGGCCGAGCCGCATTACTACAATGCCCAGGCGCTGCCCACGGCGGCTGCCTACTACACCAGCTACCACGGATCGCCGCACGATCTGAGCTACGCCAGCTCGGCGGACACCTCGCTGAATGCCTCGTGGGTGAACACCAGCGGCCACTCCCCGCACACGCCCTACTATTCGGCGGCCCAGATATATATGCGGCCCAAGGGCGGCAGCACCACGCCCACGCCCAGTTGCAGCGGCAGCAcgggcagcggcagcggaggCAGcgccggcggcggcagcaCCAAGAAGGTGCCGCCCGAGGTGCCCAAACGCACCAGCTCCATAACGGCGCAACAGCAGACGCAGTTGCTCCTGCTGCAACGCCAAACGCCGCCGCCTCCCTCGTTGCTGCGAACCAATGGCCTTTGTAAGACGGCCGAGAACGGCAGCCTGACCTCCGTGCAGAGCTCGGGATCCGATTCGAGTGTCACCTCGGCGGAACGCAACCTCAACAGCGATTTGGGCTCGGATCGCAGCAACTCACCGCACACCTGGAAAAGGGGAACAGCTTTGAATAGCTCGCAGCAGTTCTCCACGCACTCGGCGGATTCAGCGGGTGTGGTTTCGGGAGGAGTCGCCGGAGGAGCCGGTGTTTATGCCGCACAAATGCAGGCTGCCGTGGCAGCAGCCACAGCTGCTGGAGGATTACCGCCCGCCGATGACCATGCCATCTCCTCGCACACCAGTGCCGCTCAGTACGAGCAgcacgagcagcagcagcacgaaCAGCAGCAATTGCaggctgccgccgctgccgctggaGTGGCACAGAACTACAAGATGTCGGAGACGATACGCAAGAGGCAGTATCGCGTTGGCCTTAATCTGTTCAACAAAAAGCCGGAGAAAGGCATCACGTATCTGATCAGGCGAGGATTCCTGGAGAATACACCGCAGGGCGTGGCCCGTTTCCTCATCACGCGGAAGGGTTTGTCGCGCCAGATGATCGGCGAGTATCTGGGCAATCTGCAGAACCAGTTCAACATGGCCGTGCTGAGTTGCTTTGCCATGGAATTAGACTTGTCCGGCCGCCAGGTGGATGTGGCTCTGCGAAAGTTCCAGGCCTACTTCCGCATGCCTGGCGAGGCACAAAAGATTGAGCGCCTGATGGAGATCTTCTCGCAGCGCTACTGTGAATGCAATGCGGACATTGTGGGGCGACTGAGATCATCTGATACG ATCTTCGTTTTGGCCTTTGCCATTATCATGCTGAACACGGATCTGCACACGCCCAATCTCAAGCCAGAGCGTCGCATGCGCGTCGAGGACTTTATCAAGAACTTGCGTGGCATCGACGACTGTCATGACATCGACAAGGACATGCTGATGGGCATTTACGATCGCGTCAAGTCCGACGAATTCAAACCGGGCAGCGACCATGTCACCCAGGTGATGAAGGTCCAGGCCACCATTGTCGGCAAGAAGCCCAATTTGGCGCTGCCCCATCGCCGCCTCGTCTGCTATTGCCGTCTGTACGAGATTCCCGACGTGAACAAGAAGGAACGACCTGGTGTCCATCAACGTGAGGTCTTCCTGTTCAACGATCTGCTGGTCATCACCAAAATCTTTAGCAAAAAGAAGACCTCCGTGACGTACACGTTCCGCAACAGCTTCCCGCTGTGCGGCACCGTTGTCACCCTGCTGGACATGCCCAACTATCCGTTCTGCATTCAGCTCTCCCAGAAGGTCGACGGCAAGATCCTGATCACCTTCAATGCCCGCAACGAACACGATCGCTGCAAGTTTGCCGAGGATCTCAAGGAGTCCATTAGCGAGATGGACGAGATGGAGTCGCTGCGCATTGAGGCCGAGCTGGAGCGTCAGAAGTCGGCGCGCAATCGTGCCCCGGGCAATGCGGAGAATCGTGACAGTGGCGTCGCCGATGTGGAGGTCTGTCCGTGTCCCTATCAGCCGGGATCCCAGGCAGCCGGCGAGCAGGCTCCGAATTCCGCTGACTCCTCGCAACAGCTGAAGCGCAGTGCGCTCAGCAACAGCCTTCTCGACATGCACGAGCAAT TTGGCAATGAGAAACCTCAGCGACGAGGCAGCGTTGGCTCTTTGGACAGCGGCATGAGCATTTCGTTCCAGTCCACCACCACCTCCAGCGCCTCGAGGGAAAATGCAGCTGCCATTGCTGCTGCAGCCaatgcagcggcggcggccaaGATGCGATTTAATATGCCGCCCACGGCGGCCATAGCCACGCCTAGCAATGTGTATGCCGCGCCGGGAATGCAGGCCTATACCCATGCCAACTTTGTGCAGCAATCGCAGGCCGCTTACAttatgcagcagcaacaaatgctCCAGCAGCAGGCACAAATGCAAGCCCAAGCTCAAGCTCAAGCTCAAGCTCAGGCGCAGGCGCAGCCACTTACCGGCCGAATACCGGGACGCGAGCGGAAGGCTTCGCGCACGGATGAGAACGGACGGTCGACGGAGGTCTAA